The Setaria viridis chromosome 6, Setaria_viridis_v4.0, whole genome shotgun sequence genome includes the window CGCCAAGCCTTGGGTGTACGGTGAGTGAATCATAGCTAAGCGCTGAGCGAAAAAGCAGTCATAGAGCACTCAGCCCTCTTGTCCCGTTGTGCAAGTAGTCGAGAAATAGCAAAAGCTTACTCATAATATTATGGACAGTTTATAAGATCATAAAATAGGATATGTGCACAGCACAACATTAAATAAATAGGGTAGTTGGCAGCCACGAGCCAGCGGGTTACTACTATTTTTTTACCTTCGGTACTTACCATTATGATCTTTTCTGTAGCTATGGACTCCCAGTTGTAGGTCCCATCTATTTAGACTGTTTTGACAAATACATTGTGGTCGCCCAATGTAAGTGCTCCACTGCAGCACCTAATTATATTAAGCTGATTTATGTACTTCCTCTCTTTTTTATATGTCATATTAGATTTACGTTAAATCAAATTTGTTtaactttgatcaaatttatagaaatatAACAACTACAATACCAAATTCGTTTCATAAATCGACCATGGAATATATTTTGATGGTGCATATGTTTAATAGTATTTTTGATGTTATATtgtttctataaacttggtcaaaatcggataggtttgacttaggacaaacctaataCGACGTGTAAAACCTCTCCATTTTACACGTCGCATTAAGTTCGTTCCAAGTCAAACTTGTCCAACTTTaatcaagtttatagaaaaatacaaAAATATCTACAATATCAAATTTGTCGCATCgaatttattatgaaatatatttcgATAGTGCATATATTTGGTAGTATGgatgttattatatttttttttataagtttggtcaaagttggatgggtttgacttaggacaaatctAATgtgacatgaaaaaaaatagagggaTTATATTCTTAGTTATCGTCAAATTCATGGTGTAATCTGTACTTGGATTGCTAGGTTTTGAGAATTCAGTGCGAGGATGCTGTGGTACAGGATACGTTGAGACAGGAGTGTTGTGCAACCTGGACAATGCACTGACATGCGAGGATGCTGATAAATACGTGTTCTTTGATGCGGTCCATCCATCAGAAAGAGCCTACAAGATCATAGCCAATGCAATTGTACATGCCGCATCGCACGGACTCAAGTAGCGACACCATCTCATTTCGGCAAATTTGCCAAGCAAATGTTGGCTTATTTGAATTCTACATCATAATCCAATTTAGGAAATGATTCTGGGTTAGCAATGTAGAAAGTACACATTACACAGTTTGTGTTGTGCCGTCTAGTATCATAGTGTGTAATACTATTCCCTTCATTTTAAATGGTAAGTTATTTTAGTTTTCCTAGATAGATAGTTTTTCTATGTATCTAAGCATGATCTATCTTTAGATAGATAGCAAAAGTTATCTATCTAAAAAGGAAGTATTATACCGCTACAAACTATCAATTGATGATCACTTAATGCACTACGTGACACCCTCCATAATTATAATGgatggaaaaaaatcaaaaacgTTACCAGATATGACATATGAACACTATTGAAAAAATCGCCTCAGTACTAGTTCCCAAACCCCATCTtgtaccggttgtacaaccgATACTGGCAATCCGGTACTaaggggggtcctttagtatcggttggggaTTCGACACCGCGCGCGTGGGGGGCTCATTAGTTCCAGTCGGGGatatcaaccggtactaatgttttttcctttcttttcttattttctatttctttattctatattcgtatttcatatttatttcctttacgtatactagttctaatacgctaatatatgtaaagttctatttacctttaatataacatttgagatattatatatatatatatattgtgcgtacacatatatatagacatattgtgcatacatatGTCGTATttactattctgaacccgactCCGGAGGGTGCACTAGATTAGATCCGTTATTATGAAACTTCCCCGCAGGATTTGCGACCTCGTCTAGAAAAAATCCACATAATTGTTCTTGTATTGCCCTAAAAACTTCGGTCTCAAGGAGTTTATCCTTCATGGCCATCATCTGTGTTATTGACAAATAAATTAGAAATacttaattttaattttttgaacaattgaaacttttttgaagtataagaaaatgacttgaaatacttaatctaatttttctaagtatatacacatgaattagttttttaagtataaggaaataaattgaaatatttaatctaatttttctaagtatatacacctGGATTGGTTTTttaagtataagcatatgaattgaaatacttaatctaacttttctaagtatatacacataaatcggtttttgaagtagaagcatgtgaattgaaatacttaatctaatttttctaagtatatacacatggattgttttttgaagtataagcatgtgaattgaaatacttaatctaatttttctaagtatatacatatggatcggtttttgaagtagaagcatatgaattaaaatattagtctaatttttttaagtatatacacatgaattggtttttcaagtataagcaaatgaattgaaatatttaatctaatttttctaaatatatacacatgcattggttttgaagtataagcaaatgaattgattTTTAAAGAATATACACATGAACTAATTTATTAATGAGAATTTTATATACGTACGGTTAATTGGTGGTCGGTCATACGGTTCGGATGCATAAAggcgtggatgccatcacaaaagtagtatccacataaattagtATCCGGCGGCTCTCTCAAACACTGTATATAaggaaaaaagttatgaaatatttgttgtgttaaagACAGTGTCACAAGATGTGAAAATTGAATACATACCAGGAAATCTGTGTTCCAAATAAGTttctccttgaattcacccgtGTGAGTTCGACAAAATTGAGCCCAACATTTGTTCACAACGTCCATGATGTCAGCgtatttttcttttggtttcctcaaagagtcgaaGACATACACGAAGCTCATATCGAGCacaataacaaggagtatccaatgGAAGTTGTACATCCAAATTGAAGCTAGTTAGTATTATGTTTAACTACAAGTTCAGAAAAAAGGAGATGGGAAaaacgctcacttgaagttccACGTTAGTaatatgtacttcttgtaataaTGCTTGCTGAGGAACTTCAATATATTCTTTaaggtccgatttggtttaTCCCTTAGATTATTTTTGTGTATAATTTTGGGGTCCATGGAGCCTACATCATGGTATCCGTTTTTGCGATAAGtctgaatctccatcctgcatgatacaaagtcgaataggagttaagacatcacAAATTGACTAGATTggagattttgaagttagaggaaTATATTAAAGACTTACAGGATCCAACGATTGATCAGTGATTTGTCTAGTACGTCTTGATTGAATAGCATATACAGCTGGTCTAGCagcacatttatgatgtcatccgCATGGAAGTAACGTTCATCACCAATCCGTACTTCCATCACAGCCATACCCTGTGTTGTAGCCTCCACATACCATTCATGCAGCTTGTACATTTTCGTTGGGAGATGTTtcaccaactgcggccacacgAGCAGTTtaccatactcatatttccatttagcaggCATAGGGTGCATTGGGATgtcatcctcccctcgaagttgcgCTGGTGTTAGATTTGTATCTTTAGAGAATTCAGTCAGGTTCTTGTCAAACTTAGAAAGCACCACAAgcggggcaatcgattggttggattgctgTCCAAGTTGAGGAATAGATTTCCCacttttcttcatcttcttagTGTAACACTTGGTGTTTTGATAATCTAAGATGACAAAGAAAGGTTAAGGGTGAATTgtggagaaaaaggaaagaaattgactcaaagtcaaattcaagtcgaatttgaccaaaatttgaattttggaaTTTAAATTCGGAAAAATTTGGCGAAAATATGAACTTGAGACTTGAGAAAGTTTAGAACTCAAGGAGATGAAATTGGAAACTGAATCAAGTCCAAAACTCCTCAAGAAATGCTTTTGAAAACGAAAAACAAAGAGGTACTGTTCACTGTCTGAAAACAGGAAAATCCAGCAAAACATTATGAgtatccattttggaaattgatttctgccaaactttccaagtaagtggacaaaggcAACTGCACAGCAATGAAGTATGATCTTTGGACAAGTTTAATAGGGTGTTGTCGATCAGGAATAGTGAAGGAATCAAAGTTAAATTAAGgttcaaagtcagcactctggCCAGTCTCGGCCTAAGTACTGAACCTGCACTTTTtccaagtctgaaaacagcagtaTATGGCTATGTTTGGAGCAAGATTCAGAGCAAAGTAGTGCAAGAAGTATGTGTGTtcatgggcaaaatggaatccttgttagttgtagagcatgaatggTTAATGGTTGGACTAAATAGATCAAGAATTAGCTACTCAAATCAAGACCAAAGAGGGGTAAATGACTCTGAAGAAGGGTCTGTCGAACTGAAACAGGAGTTTCAGAACATTTCAGTCTGCTCAagagaaaaattcaaaattccaGCCTTTGGGATGTTTATCTCGAATTAGAGCCAATATACAAGTTAAAGTGCttgagtttatctacaactttgcttaagaGGCTCGTGGACCGTCGGATTCAAAATCGACCGTGGGGAAGGTCTGAACTTTCGGagtaaaagaagaaaaggggaaCGGTGGTGAGCAGAACAGAGACGTGTTGCCGCCGGGTAGCGTCGCCAGTCTTCCAGCTCGGCGCCtagggccacctcctcaccacgcaagcctacgactAGGCCACAGTGTCTTTCATGCGCACGGTGAAAACTTCATATATTtactcctcccgccgccacgctcATCTGTTTCACTGCGCCACTGTTTTTACCACCGCAAGCAAGCTTCTGTCGCCTGGTGAGGTCGCAGACCCCAACAGCCTAGGTCAGGGGGTTTTTGGTTGAGGTTGTGTTTGTGTCTGTGGCGCATATATAGGCCTCTTTTTTAGAAGTGTGGGGGTGTGTTCTTGACTGGAGTTTTAGTCCTTAACCGAACTTTTGTACTATCTTTTCTCttttaatgaaatgacatgcaTCTCTCCTACGTCGTTCAAGAAAAAACTATTGCCGGTCAGAAAACAGAGTGAAACGCTATAGCGCTGAAGAGGGATGATCTCTGCCGTTGGATGAAGATCGGACAGCTCACGAGAAGTAGGTGAAGCGTTGTATCTGACACCGACTTCGCTATTGCACTAACTGAATGGCTTCCGATTGCCTGACTGAACTGCACTCCTGACAGGAAGTTTCATGAGCACTCTCACTCTTACAAAAGTTTCTTTttgaggaaaataaaataaatgaacaCGTAGCTTATGAaagagaaaataagaaaaaattggTCCAATTCACCGAACGGCCCAACTCACTACGTCAGTAATCTCGTGGCCCAATCTCAAGGCAGCAGCAGAATCCAAAACGGCAAGCGCGCTGCGCGcccgctcgcctccgcctcgtcgtttgaattttgaactccCGAATCCCGAAGAGGCGGCGCCTTGTTCGACGAGAGAAAGGGGGGAAAGAGTCGAGTCTCGGCACCATTTCGACTCCTCGTCTTCGGCGAGAAGCGCAGGCCACCTGCTCGACGCGATGCCCaagtcgccgccgcgccgccgagcggGCGAGGAGGGGCCGCCCGACCGCCTCAGCGCGCTCCCCGACGCGCTCCTTCACCGCGTCCTATCGTCCGTCAAGGCGTGGGAGGTGGTACGCACCTGCGTGCtgtcgcggcggtggcgccaccTCTGGGCGTCCGCGCCCTGCGTCGACCTCCGCCTCCGTCCCGGccgcgccgacggcgacgacgcgccCGAGGAGTTCCCCCGCTTCGTGCGCCGCCTCTTCCGACACCGCGATGCGTCCGCGGCCGTGGACACGCTCCGCCTGCGGTCGAGCGACGTCGACGGCGCCTTCGATGAGGACGACGCCAAGTCCTGGATCCGTGCCGCCATCAAGCGGAAGGTTCGAGTCGTTCATCTGATTGGACATCGCAACGGCCTCGCGGGGCTGGAGCCCGCGGCGTTCGTCTCCAGGCACCTCAAGGTCTTGAAGCTGTCCTACGCCCAGGTCGACGACAACATCCTCAGGCAGCTCTCTTCCCGGTGCCCATCTCTGGAAGAGATGGATCTGAAGGATTGCTTGATTTCTGGCCATGAGATTTCGTCCTCCACTCTGAAGACCTTGTCAATGGTCAAATGCAACATGTTCTGGGGCCTCTCTATCACTGCTCCCAACCTTGTACTGCTGCGCTGCGTTAAACCGATCGGCCAAGCTCCATCTTTTAAGAACCTGGGGTCGCTTGTTGCAGGCACAATCATACTTGATGACTATTGTTTCAGTGATGATTTCGAGGACTTCAGCAAGGACGAACTCGATGAAACCACTGATGACGATGAATCAGATGATTCCAGAGATGATGGGGTTGGTTATCACAAGAATAGGAAACACAAGATTAAACCTATGGTGATATTGATgtctgatgatgatgaactgGATGgagattctgatgatgatgacagTGATGATGGTAAGAAAAGGAAGCGCAAGGC containing:
- the LOC117859964 gene encoding uncharacterized protein isoform X1 is translated as MPKSPPRRRAGEEGPPDRLSALPDALLHRVLSSVKAWEVVRTCVLSRRWRHLWASAPCVDLRLRPGRADGDDAPEEFPRFVRRLFRHRDASAAVDTLRLRSSDVDGAFDEDDAKSWIRAAIKRKVRVVHLIGHRNGLAGLEPAAFVSRHLKVLKLSYAQVDDNILRQLSSRCPSLEEMDLKDCLISGHEISSSTLKTLSMVKCNMFWGLSITAPNLVLLRCVKPIGQAPSFKNLGSLVAGTIILDDYCFSDDFEDFSKDELDETTDDDESDDSRDDGVGYHKNRKHKIKPMVILMSDDDELDGDSDDDDSDDGKKRKRKAGAGYGFGLPQKRHRLGVCKDGNDYGSDIESDDNTFEYSDIANDCDVSSYDGVGQSSGKDGSRWVYGENSGSNDKKVLGGQDVLQCLLNATSLELLADAGEVILTRELKNCPSFSNLKTLSLGEWCVGADFDALVFFLQHSPNLERLFLELKLNSNFRKSLETGVKPKGRSFACKRLQMVKIKCSKDDVRVHKLAHLFRANGVPVEKIFVRRTGSTYLRGKKMMKDLARHELQFWGDD
- the LOC117859964 gene encoding uncharacterized protein isoform X2, encoding MPKSPPRRRAGEEGPPDRLSALPDALLHRVLSSVKAWEVVRTCVLSRRWRHLWASAPCVDLRLRPGRADGDDAPEEFPRFVRRLFRHRDASAAVDTLRLRSSDVDGAFDEDDAKSWIRAAIKRKVRVVHLIGHRNGLAGLEPAAFVSRHLKVLKLSYAQVDDNILRQLSSRCPSLEEMDLKDCLISGHEISSSTLKTLSMVKCNMFWGLSITAPNLVLLRCVKPIGQAPSFKNLGSLVAGTIILDDYCFSDDFEDFSKDELDETTDDDESDDSRDDGVGYHKNRKHKIKPMVILMSDDDELDGDSDDDDSDDGKKRKRKAGAGYGFGLPQKRHRLGVCKDGNDYGSDIESDDNTFEYSDIANDCDVSSYDGVGQSSGKDGSRWVYGENSGSNDKKVLGGQDVLQCLLNATSLELLADAGEHSPNLERLFLELKLNSNFRKSLETGVKPKGRSFACKRLQMVKIKCSKDDVRVHKLAHLFRANGVPVEKIFVRRTGSTYLRGKKMMKDLARHELQFWGDD